Proteins encoded together in one Kutzneria kofuensis window:
- a CDS encoding STAS domain-containing protein, whose translation MTVPLSGELDVGTQAATSARISEALAAAPRFLILDLRDVDFLGSAGLSVLIETQRAAAARNISVCLVATRRATLLPLELTGLSTMFPVFASPEDAIRSADAEREQAGVVPGVGANVRQ comes from the coding sequence ATGACGGTGCCCCTGTCCGGTGAGCTCGACGTGGGCACGCAGGCGGCCACCTCGGCGCGGATCTCCGAGGCGCTCGCCGCCGCGCCCCGGTTTCTCATCCTCGACCTGCGGGACGTCGACTTCCTGGGCTCGGCGGGCCTGTCCGTGCTGATCGAGACGCAGCGCGCGGCCGCCGCCCGGAACATCTCGGTGTGCCTGGTCGCGACCCGGCGCGCCACCCTGCTCCCGCTGGAGCTCACCGGCCTGAGCACGATGTTCCCGGTGTTCGCCAGCCCCGAGGACGCGATCCGGTCAGCGGACGCGGAGCGCGAGCAGGCAGGTGTCGTCCCGGGCGTTGGCGCCAACGTGCGCCAGTAG
- a CDS encoding CsbD family protein, giving the protein MSTERKFEGKADEVKGKLKEGVGDATGNEQWQAEGRADQAKGGLKQAGEKVKDAAEKVKDALTGK; this is encoded by the coding sequence ATGAGCACGGAGCGCAAGTTCGAGGGCAAGGCCGACGAGGTCAAGGGCAAGCTGAAGGAAGGCGTCGGCGACGCCACGGGCAACGAGCAGTGGCAGGCCGAGGGCCGTGCCGACCAGGCCAAGGGCGGCCTGAAGCAGGCCGGCGAGAAGGTCAAGGACGCGGCCGAGAAGGTCAAGGACGCCCTCACGGGCAAGTGA